TAGCAATGAAACTTTCAGAGTATATACTAACAATGACTTAATAGGAGTAGAAATAAGCGGTGCTATAAAAAATATCTATGCCATAGGTGCCGGTATAATAGATGGATTTGGAAAATGGGATAACACAAAAGCTGCTTTAATCACCCGTTCATTGGTTGAAATTATTAGGTATGGAACGTATTATGGAGGGAGCAAAGAAACGTTCATGGGATTAGCAGGAATTGGAGATCTTGTTGTAACATGCACTAGCTCACATAGCAGAAATCGGTACGTTGGAGAAATGCTTTCAAAAGGTATGACTCTAAAAACAATTCTGGAACAGATGGTGATGGTTGCAGAAGGGGTTTACACTGCAAAAGCTGTATATAATGATGCAAAAGAAAAAGGAATTGAAATGCCCATAGCTGCTAAAATCTATCAAGTACTATACGAAGGTGTAGATCCTAAAACGGCTATTTACAAATTAATGACAAGGGATTTGAAATCTGAATTTTTCAATTGAAAGATTTTATGGTATAATTAACTAAGGAAAGTCAAATTTTAAGGAGGCATTCAAATGCAAGTTTCTTTAGACCAACTTTTACAAGCATTGATGGCACGTATGGAGAGTTTAGAAATTTCTATAGAAGATTTAAAATTTAGAACAAATGTGGCTTTAAGGTTAATCAAGAAAAATGACTTGTTGGATGAGGACAAGGTGAAAGAATCCGTAAAAGAGGAATTAAGTGCTTTAAATGAACTAAGTGAAGAAGAGATGGATTTAAATGACGAAAGAATCGAAGAAATCTCAAAAGGAATCATACAATGGATCGATAATGATTTAGAGAGTTTGAAGAAAAGAATGGCAGAATATCAGGAAAAAATGAAACAGTTACTTGAGCAAGAGGAAGCGGCAGGTAACATTAGTATTGCACCCCCAGAACTGTTGAACCAATTAGAAAGAGCAGGCATTGGAAAAAATCAAAAAGAAAAAGGCAAAAATAATGGAAATATAATCATGCCTTAAAATTTGATTTTAAAAAGCAACGGCCGGTATTTATTTACCGGCTTTTGTTTTTATATACCCGTTTTGAAGGGCAGACTTCCTTCAAAAAGCATTCCATGCACTTTGGAGAAATTGGCTTACAAATTTTTTGACCAAAATTCACCATTGAACCATTCAGAGGTCCCCATAATTCAGAGGGTATAATTTTTTTTAATTGGACTTCCGTTTCTTCTGGTGTTTTTGTCTTCACCCAACCGAGTCTATTGGAAATTCTATGTACGTGTGTGTCAACTGCAAGTGCTTCTTTACCAAAAGATACATACAAAACTATATTGGCTGTTTTTCTCCCCACTCCTGGCAGCTTAATCAACTCTCCTAATTCATCTGGCACTTTTCCATTAT
The sequence above is drawn from the Petrotoga miotherma DSM 10691 genome and encodes:
- a CDS encoding NAD(P)H-dependent glycerol-3-phosphate dehydrogenase — protein: MSCITVLGAGSWGTAMTKHLVDNNQKVTIWDRDKKLLQEIKNGSNPRYLSTLKLPAKEINVEGNINKSLKNAQIVIIAIPVQHISDVLSKIHKDSLTNKDIVFVNLSKGMEIKNQKIPSKIFEEYLSGFNYCTLSGPSHAEEVAKDVPTSVVVAGRDSQVNKYIQEIFSNETFRVYTNNDLIGVEISGAIKNIYAIGAGIIDGFGKWDNTKAALITRSLVEIIRYGTYYGGSKETFMGLAGIGDLVVTCTSSHSRNRYVGEMLSKGMTLKTILEQMVMVAEGVYTAKAVYNDAKEKGIEMPIAAKIYQVLYEGVDPKTAIYKLMTRDLKSEFFN
- the nth gene encoding endonuclease III, translated to MKRDIKKEAEQIINMFPRSNSETDPFKVLIETVLSQRTKDENTEKAFKSLFSRYKNVFEISKLNPEDLYDLIKPAGMYKQKSERIINISRILIEKYNGKVPDELGELIKLPGVGRKTANIVLYVSFGKEALAVDTHVHRISNRLGWVKTKTPEETEVQLKKIIPSELWGPLNGSMVNFGQKICKPISPKCMECFLKEVCPSKRVYKNKSR